Proteins from a genomic interval of Verrucomicrobium sp.:
- a CDS encoding aquaporin family protein has protein sequence MKFTPGQEFLAELLGTLVLILFGVGSVAMVVLFGSNPPIPGEVVKGGYTNIVLGWGLAVTFGVYIAGTISGAHLNPAVTIAMAATKRFPWSKAFHYILGQFIGAFLAAGLVFAVYHAKWLQVDPSLDHTTGVFCTFPAVPGFWPGFFDQVVGTALLVGLILAVVDKWNALPGSNMAPLVIGLIVVAIGIAFGGMHGYAINPARDLGPRLFAVVAGFTNNGLTDGSGVWLVPVLGPIVGGLLGAFVYDLTIGCALAKANKISAAPGLRADGEDPSHRG, from the coding sequence ATGAAATTCACCCCCGGTCAGGAATTCCTTGCAGAGTTATTGGGAACCTTGGTGCTGATTCTTTTCGGCGTCGGTTCCGTTGCCATGGTCGTCCTTTTTGGCAGCAACCCGCCGATTCCCGGCGAGGTCGTCAAAGGCGGCTACACCAACATCGTCCTGGGCTGGGGTCTGGCGGTGACCTTTGGCGTCTACATCGCGGGCACGATCAGCGGCGCCCACCTCAATCCGGCGGTGACCATCGCCATGGCCGCCACCAAGCGGTTCCCGTGGTCGAAGGCCTTCCACTACATTCTGGGCCAATTCATCGGCGCCTTCCTGGCGGCGGGCCTCGTCTTCGCCGTCTACCATGCCAAGTGGCTCCAGGTCGACCCGAGCCTCGACCACACCACCGGCGTTTTCTGCACCTTCCCCGCGGTCCCCGGCTTCTGGCCCGGCTTCTTTGACCAGGTCGTGGGCACCGCCCTGCTGGTCGGCCTGATCCTGGCCGTCGTCGACAAGTGGAACGCCCTCCCCGGCTCCAACATGGCGCCGCTGGTCATCGGCCTGATCGTCGTGGCCATCGGCATCGCCTTCGGCGGCATGCACGGGTACGCGATCAACCCCGCCCGCGACCTGGGGCCCCGCCTCTTCGCCGTGGTGGCCGGCTTCACGAACAACGGCCTGACCGACGGCAGCGGCGTTTGGCTCGTTCCCGTCCTCGGCCCGATCGTCGGCGGCCTCCTGGGCGCCTTTGTCTATGACCTGACCATCGGCTGCGCCCTGGCCAAGGCGAACAAGATCAGCGCCGCCCCCGGGCTGCGCGCCGACGGCGAAGACCCCTCTCACCGGGGCTAA
- the ilvN gene encoding acetolactate synthase small subunit, translated as MRHTISVLVENKFGVLTRITSMFSGRGYNIDTLNVGPTHDEATSRMTLVVKGDDKTLDQVTKQLNKLVEVIEVQDFRDGEYIDRELIMVKVKVDSQSRAEIMQICDIFRAKIVDVQPRNLTIELTGNESKITKFIGLMNNFGVLSLSRTGKIALPRKQ; from the coding sequence ATGCGTCACACCATCAGCGTGTTGGTCGAGAACAAGTTCGGCGTCCTCACCCGCATCACCAGCATGTTCAGCGGCCGGGGGTACAACATCGACACCCTCAACGTCGGCCCGACCCACGACGAAGCCACCTCCCGCATGACCCTGGTGGTCAAGGGCGACGACAAGACCCTGGACCAGGTCACCAAGCAGCTCAACAAGCTGGTGGAGGTCATCGAGGTCCAGGACTTCCGCGACGGCGAATACATCGACCGCGAGCTGATCATGGTCAAGGTGAAGGTCGACTCCCAATCCCGCGCCGAGATCATGCAGATCTGCGACATCTTCCGGGCCAAGATCGTCGACGTGCAGCCGCGCAACCTCACCATCGAGCTGACCGGCAACGAGAGCAAGATCACCAAATTCATCGGCCTCATGAACAACTTCGGCGTGCTGAGCCTTTCCCGCACGGGGAAGATCGCCCTGCCGCGCAAACAATAA
- the eno gene encoding phosphopyruvate hydratase, which produces MSATIQSIDALEILDSRGNPTLSVTVRLQNGASGTAAVPSGASTGKREALELRDGDPRRYGGKGVLHALGHVRETLAPALRGFDPADQARLDARMRELDGTPNKGRLGANAILGVSMAAARAAAAAAGLPLYAHLRRLAGGPEDAPYLLPTPMMNVLNGGRHAQNTIDFQEYMLFPVGAPRFSEALRYGAETFHALKELLHKRGLGTAVGDEGGFAPELRGNGEALDLMAEAVAHAGYQPGQDIAFALDPAASEFYVRGQYVLGKSGGDHLTSQALFEFYRELLLRHPILSLEDGMAEDDEPGWLEITQRLGRKLQLVGDDNFVTNPAIFEEGIRKGIANAILIKLNQIGTVSETLETVALARKAGYAAVISHRSGETEDTFIADLAVATGVGQIKTGSLSRSERIAKYNRLLAIERELGEQALFAGRSTLGRSS; this is translated from the coding sequence ATGAGTGCCACCATCCAATCGATCGACGCCCTGGAAATCCTCGACTCCCGGGGCAACCCCACCCTCTCCGTCACCGTCCGGCTCCAAAACGGGGCATCCGGCACGGCGGCGGTCCCCTCCGGCGCCTCCACGGGCAAGCGGGAAGCGCTGGAACTGCGGGACGGCGATCCCCGGCGCTACGGCGGCAAGGGCGTCCTCCACGCCCTCGGCCACGTGCGGGAGACCCTGGCCCCGGCGCTGCGGGGATTCGATCCCGCCGACCAGGCCCGGCTCGACGCCCGAATGCGAGAGCTGGACGGCACGCCCAACAAGGGCCGCCTGGGCGCCAACGCGATCCTGGGCGTCTCCATGGCGGCGGCGCGGGCGGCCGCGGCGGCGGCCGGCCTTCCCCTCTACGCCCACCTGCGCCGCCTGGCGGGCGGCCCGGAGGACGCCCCCTACCTGCTGCCCACGCCGATGATGAACGTCCTCAACGGCGGGCGCCACGCGCAGAACACGATCGACTTCCAGGAATACATGCTCTTCCCCGTGGGGGCGCCCCGTTTTTCCGAGGCGCTCCGCTACGGCGCGGAGACCTTCCACGCGCTCAAGGAACTCCTGCACAAAAGGGGCCTGGGCACCGCCGTGGGGGACGAGGGCGGCTTCGCCCCCGAGCTACGGGGGAACGGCGAAGCCCTCGACCTCATGGCCGAGGCGGTCGCGCACGCCGGATACCAGCCCGGCCAGGACATCGCCTTCGCCCTCGATCCGGCGGCCAGCGAGTTCTACGTCCGGGGACAATACGTCCTGGGAAAATCGGGCGGCGACCATCTCACCTCCCAGGCGCTCTTCGAGTTCTACCGGGAGCTGCTGCTCCGGCATCCCATCCTCTCCCTGGAAGACGGCATGGCGGAAGACGACGAGCCCGGCTGGCTGGAAATCACCCAGAGGCTGGGGCGGAAATTGCAGTTGGTGGGCGACGACAACTTCGTCACCAACCCCGCCATTTTCGAGGAAGGCATCCGCAAGGGCATCGCCAACGCCATCCTGATCAAGCTCAACCAAATCGGCACCGTCAGCGAGACGCTGGAGACGGTGGCCCTGGCCCGGAAGGCGGGCTACGCGGCGGTGATCTCCCACCGCTCCGGCGAGACGGAGGACACCTTCATCGCCGACCTGGCCGTGGCGACCGGCGTGGGCCAGATCAAGACCGGCTCCCTGAGCCGCTCCGAGCGGATCGCCAAATACAACCGGCTCCTGGCCATCGAGCGGGAACTGGGCGAACAGGCTCTCTTTGCCGGGCGCTCCACCCTGGGGAGATCGTCATGA
- the crcB gene encoding fluoride efflux transporter CrcB, with translation MALNYLWVALGGALGTLGRFWLSGFVAERFGPSFPLGTLVINVTGSYVIGLFAALTAADGPYLVSPAFRTFFMIGICGGYTTFSSFSLQTLNLAQDGEWFYAGLNCVLSLVLCLAAVWLGHVSASLLNPK, from the coding sequence ATGGCACTGAATTATCTGTGGGTCGCGCTGGGAGGGGCCTTGGGGACCCTTGGCCGCTTTTGGCTTTCCGGTTTTGTCGCGGAGCGGTTCGGGCCCTCCTTCCCGCTGGGGACGCTCGTCATCAACGTCACGGGCTCGTACGTCATCGGCCTCTTCGCGGCGCTCACCGCCGCCGACGGCCCCTACCTGGTCAGCCCGGCCTTCCGCACGTTCTTCATGATCGGCATTTGCGGGGGCTACACGACGTTCTCCTCCTTCAGCCTGCAGACGCTGAACCTGGCCCAGGACGGCGAGTGGTTCTACGCCGGGTTGAACTGCGTCCTTTCCCTCGTCCTTTGCCTCGCCGCGGTCTGGCTGGGCCATGTATCCGCCTCCCTCCTTAACCCCAAATAA
- the ilvC gene encoding ketol-acid reductoisomerase, with translation MPTKTKTSKKKTAPARVYKDKDADLRHLRGKTAAVIGFGSQGHAHALNLKESGVKVVIGLYKGSKSIAVAQKHGFEVLPVAEAVKKADVIMLAVPDMTIPQVYAKDVLPHLAKGKTLVFCHGFAIHFKTIVPPKDVDVIMVAPKGPGHLVRRQYVEGKGVPSLIAVYQNKSGKAKQTALAWAQGIGGTRAGVIETTFKEETETDLFGEQAVLCGGTAALIQAGYETLVAAGYQPEMAYFECLHELKLLVDLIHEAGISGMRFSISETAKYGDVTVGPRIVNTAVKKEMKQVLKDIQNGTFAKAWIKEAKTGRKNYNRLLREGAEHPIEVTGTRLRGLMPWMGRRNTRGAQAAY, from the coding sequence ATGCCCACCAAGACCAAGACCTCCAAGAAGAAGACCGCCCCCGCCCGCGTTTACAAGGACAAGGACGCCGACCTCCGCCACCTCCGCGGCAAGACCGCCGCGGTCATCGGCTTCGGCTCCCAGGGCCACGCCCACGCCCTCAACCTGAAGGAAAGCGGCGTGAAGGTCGTCATCGGCCTCTACAAGGGGAGCAAGTCAATCGCCGTCGCCCAGAAGCACGGCTTCGAGGTCCTGCCCGTCGCCGAGGCGGTGAAGAAGGCCGACGTCATCATGCTGGCCGTGCCGGACATGACCATTCCCCAGGTCTACGCGAAGGACGTCCTCCCGCACCTGGCCAAGGGCAAGACCCTCGTCTTCTGCCACGGCTTCGCCATCCACTTCAAGACCATCGTCCCCCCGAAGGACGTCGACGTGATCATGGTCGCCCCGAAGGGGCCCGGCCACCTGGTCCGCCGCCAGTACGTCGAGGGCAAGGGCGTCCCCTCCCTCATCGCCGTCTACCAGAACAAGAGCGGCAAGGCCAAGCAGACCGCGCTGGCCTGGGCCCAGGGCATCGGCGGCACCCGCGCCGGCGTCATCGAAACCACCTTCAAGGAAGAGACGGAGACCGACCTCTTCGGCGAGCAGGCCGTCCTCTGCGGGGGCACCGCCGCCCTCATCCAAGCGGGCTACGAGACCCTCGTCGCCGCCGGCTACCAGCCGGAGATGGCCTACTTCGAGTGCCTGCACGAGCTGAAGCTCCTCGTCGACCTCATCCATGAGGCCGGCATCAGCGGCATGCGCTTCTCCATCTCGGAAACGGCCAAGTACGGCGACGTCACCGTCGGCCCCCGCATCGTCAACACGGCGGTGAAGAAGGAGATGAAGCAGGTCCTCAAGGACATCCAGAACGGCACCTTCGCCAAGGCCTGGATCAAGGAAGCCAAGACCGGCCGGAAGAATTACAACCGCCTCCTGCGCGAAGGCGCCGAGCACCCGATCGAGGTGACCGGCACCCGCCTCCGCGGCCTCATGCCGTGGATGGGCCGCCGCAACACCCGCGGCGCCCAGGCCGCCTACTAA
- a CDS encoding DUF190 domain-containing protein, with protein MEIPENALLLRAFIGEEDKWQHTPLYEAIVLKAREAGLAGATILRGPMGFGASSHIHTAKILRLSMDLPLVVEIVDAEEKIEAFLPLLKPMMDGGLLTLEKVRVLHYRPKGGAEGRTS; from the coding sequence ATGGAAATCCCCGAAAACGCCCTCCTCCTCCGCGCCTTCATCGGCGAGGAGGACAAATGGCAGCACACCCCCCTTTACGAAGCGATCGTACTCAAGGCCCGCGAGGCGGGCCTGGCCGGGGCGACCATCCTCCGGGGCCCCATGGGCTTCGGCGCCAGCAGCCACATCCACACCGCCAAGATCCTGCGCCTTTCCATGGACCTCCCGCTGGTGGTGGAGATTGTCGACGCGGAGGAGAAGATCGAGGCGTTCCTGCCTCTCCTCAAGCCGATGATGGACGGCGGCCTCCTCACCCTGGAGAAGGTCCGCGTCCTCCACTACCGGCCGAAGGGCGGGGCGGAGGGCCGGACGTCATGA